The following are encoded in a window of Clarias gariepinus isolate MV-2021 ecotype Netherlands chromosome 8, CGAR_prim_01v2, whole genome shotgun sequence genomic DNA:
- the cdc25b gene encoding M-phase inducer phosphatase 2 has product MELGKFPSDFSPVSLELGEGPDSVPRVSRPTLPEIGLKGSPCIKNLFSPGNTAVLSPVTNLTLNMDNLAVLEGQCETPKRKKMDKNVPLLKIPSFASDTSSDAGLGMDSPSPVDSEDAEQKFEQVIQNATRVIYEKMPIRRINSLPLQLLGYSPNLKVKDSDIPRYGVFSQSCTLNLENKENLHDTSFEFKKPTKPVSRCRLRSTGDAKEAFANRPNSAPALMFSPTSSNQLASPESDSPFTLRRTSFSSFPTDDDDGFLDVLDDVETDSEVPTGMASLLTAPLVAEQSMAVEVSPVRCRPRGLFRSPSMPTGGRAPLKRPDRPRDENTPVRVKRRRSVAGSHFTTLEQEDPFPQQVQRSKSFNHAEMERILDTDPSNVIGDFTKPPALPTVDGKHQDLKYITPEIMCAAMNGKYSHVVEKLFIIDCRYPYEFEGGHIKGALNLHQEDQVEDCFFKQPVLSKCPEKRVLLVFHCEFSSERGPRMCRFVRERDRVLNVYPNLHYPELYILKGGYKDFFPLHKMECDPQAYRPMHHEDFKDDLRKFRLKSRTWAGERSKRDMYTRLKKL; this is encoded by the exons ATGGAGCTCGGTAAATTTCCAAGCGACTTCAGCCCGGTGAGCCTGGAGCTGGGAGAGGGCCCTGATTCAGTCCCCAGAGTTTCCAGGCCAACTCTGCCCGAGATAGGGCTAAAGGGCTCCCCCTGCATCAAAAACCTCTTCTCCCCTGGAAATACCGCTGTGCTGTCTCCTGTGACCAACCTGACACTCAATATGGACAATCTCGCTGTGCTTGAAGG GCAATGCGAGACCccgaaaaggaagaaaatggataaaaatgtgCCCTTGCTCAAAATTCCATCCTTTGCCTCCGACACTTCTTCAGATGCAG gaTTGGGCATGGACTCTCCCAGCCCTGTGGACTCGGAAGATGCGGAGCAGAA GTTTGAACAGGTCATACAGAATGCTACCAGAGTCATATATGA AAAGATGCCCATTCGCAGGATAAACTCCTTGCCG CTGCAGTTGCTGGGTTACAGTCCCAATCTGAAGGTGAAAGATTCTGACATTCCTCGTTATGGAGTATTTAGTCAGAGCTGCACACTCAACTTGGAAAACAAGGAGAACCTGCATGAT ACAAGTTTTGAGTTTAAGAAGCCCACTAAGCCCGTTTCTCGCTGTCGACTGCGTTCCACTGGGGATGCAAAGGAAGCTTTTGCTAATCGGCCCAACTCTGCTCCTGCTCTTATG TTTTCTCCTACCTCTTCTAATCAGCTAGCCTCACCAGAAAGTGACAGTCCTTTTACACTGCGACGCACATCTTTTTCCAGCTTCcctactgatgatgatgatggctttTTAGACGTACTTGATGATGTAGAG ACGGACTCTGAAGTACCTACAGGAATGGCCAGTTTGCTTACAGCTCCTCTAGTTGCTGAACAAAGTATGGCTGTGGAAGTCTCG CCGGTTCGATGTCGACCACGAGGGCTGTTTCGCTCACCCTCCATGCCAACAGGAGGTCGTGCTCCTCTTAAAAGACCAGATAGGCCCAGAGATGAGAACACTCCTGTACGTGTGAAAAGGAGGAGGAGTGTCGCTGGGTCACATTTCACAACATTGGAGCAGGAGGATCCTTTTCCTCAACAG GTTCAGCGGTCAAAATCGTTTAATCATGCAGAGATGGAGAGAATATTGGACACTGATCCGAGTAATGTAATTGGAGATTTTACCAAG CCTCCTGCTTTGCCCACAGTAGATGGAAAACACCAAGACTTAAAATACATCACTCCAGAAATT ATGTGTGCAGCAATGAATGGGAAGTATAGTCATGTGGTGGAGAAGCTGTTTATTATTGACTGTCGCTATCCATACGAGTTTGAAGGAGGGCATATCAAG GGTGCTCTGAACTTGCATCAAGAAGACCAGGTTGAGGACTGCTTCTTTAAACAGCCTGTCCTTTCAAAATGCCCTGAAAAGCGTGTGCTGCTGGTATTCCATTGTGAGTTTTCATCTGAACGCGGCCCACGAATGTGCCGCTTTGTTCGTGAGAGAGACCGTGTTCTCAATGTCTATCCCAATCTCCATTACCCGgaactttacattttaaagggGGGCTACAAGGATTTCTTTCCCCTTCATAAG ATGGAATGTGATCCCCAGGCTTACAGGCCAATGCATCATGAGGACTTTAAAGATGATCTGAGGAAGTTTCGCCTAAAGAGCCGGACGTGGGCTggagaacgcagcaaacgtgaCATGTACACCCGTCTTAAAAAGCTCTGA